From the Methanocaldococcus fervens AG86 genome, the window AAGGCTAAAAGCTTAAAGAATGGAAAACCAAAGATGATCATAGCCCATACAATCAAAGGTAAAGGAGTTTCATTTATGGAAAATAACGTTTCCTTCCATGGAAAAGCTCCTAATGAAGAGCAGTTAAAACAGGCATTGGAAGAATTAAAATATGAATAATTTTGCCTTTTGGTGGTTTAAATGGTTAAGATTGGAGCTTCAATATTATCTGCAGATTTTGGAAATTTGAACGAGGAAATTAAAAAGGCAGAAGAGGCTGGAGTTGATTTCTTCCATGTTGATATTATGGATGGACATTTTGTCCCAAATATAAGTATAGGCATTGGAATAGCAAAAGACATTAAAAAAATAGCTAAACTTCCAGTTGATGCCCATTTAATGGTTGAAAATCCTGATCAATTTATAGATGAGTTCAAAGGTATGGATTATATAACATTCCACATAGAGGCAGTAAAATTTCCATTTAGAACAATAAAAAAGATTAGAGAGATTGGAGCTGAGCCTATTGTGGCTTTAAATCCGGCAACTTCTTTGAGCAGTGTTGGGTATATTTTAGGAGAGGTTCATGCTGTTCTAATAATGACCGTTGAACCAGGATTTTCAGGGCAGAAATTTATCCCAATTATGACAAAGAAGATTGAAAAGTTAAAGGATATCATTGCCAATAATGGCTACGATACAAAAATCTTTGTTGATGGGGGTATAAATGTTGAAACAGCTCCTTTGGCAGTTAAAGCAGGGGCAGATGTCTTAATTGCTGCATCTGCAATATTTGGAAAAGAGGACATTAAAAAAGCGGTTAAAGATTTAAGAGAATCTGCTTTAAAAGCTTTAAATGAATAAAATTAATGTTATTTGGGTGAAGAGTATGGTTAAATTAACTGGAATTTATAAAGGGATGAGAAAGGGTTATGGAGAAACATTAGTAGAGTTAGGTAAAAAATACGATAATGTAGTGGTTTTAGATGCTGATTTATCTGGCTCTACACAGACGGCAATGTTTGCCAAAGAATTTCCAGACAGATTTTTCAATGCAGGAGTTGCAGAACAAAACATGATTGGAATGGCTGCAGGATTGGCAACAACAGGTAAAATTGTCTTTGCTTCATCATTTGCCATGTTTGCCTCTGGAAGGGCATGGGAGATAATAAGAAATTTGGTTGCATATCCAAAGTTAAATGTAAAGATTGTCGCAACACATGCAGGAATTACAGTTGGGGAAGATGGAGCCTCCCACCAGACGTGCGAAGATATAGCGATAATGAGGGCTATACCAAACATGGTTGTTATCGCCCCTACAGATTACTACCACACAAAAAATGTTATTAGAGCTGTATCTGAGTATAAAGGCCCTGTTTATGTAAGAATGCCAAGAAGAGATACAGAAATAATTTATGAAAGTGAGGAAGAGGCAAGTTTTGAAATTGGTAAAGGTAAGGTTTTAGTTGATGGGGATGATTTAACCATTATAGCCACTGGAGAGGAAGTGCCAGAGGCATTAAAGGCAGGAGAAATATTAAAAGAAAATGGTATATCAGCTGAAATTGTAGAAATGGCTACAATAAAACCAATAGATGAAGATATTATTAAAAAATCAAAGGATTTCGTTGTTACAGTTGAAGACCACAACATTATTGGTGGTTTGGGAGGAGCGGTTGCTGAAGTTATAGCCTCAAACGGTTTGAATAAAAAGTTATTGAGAATTGGAATTAACGACGTGTTTGGAAGAAGTGGAAAAGCCGATGAGCTCTTAAAACACTATGGATTGGATGGAGAGAGTATAGCTAAAAGAATTATGGAAGAAATGAAAAAATAATCATTTTATTTTAATTTTTAAATTTTAAATAGTTTTTATGTTGGGAGTATGAAGCTTAGATTTATTGAATGCCATATACCTAAGCATTTATTCATGGGGATTGATGAAATAAAAGAATGGGAAGGCGTTATTTGGGCTAATGTTCAAACAGATGGGGCTATTTCAACCATACAAATTTTAACCACTTTAAAAGATAGTGAAAAAGTTGTTGATAAACTTAAAGAGAGATATGGAGGAGCGAATTATAGAGTTGTTGTGTTTGAACCAACCATGACCTATCCTCCAGTTGAAGAAGAGGCGGAAGAAAAACCTGAAAGGTTAATTAGGGATGAGTTATATAATATAGTTTCAGATATTGCAAATCTAACAAAGGAGAATATACTAATGCTCATATTATCAACAATTGTTGCAATCGCTGGAATTTGTAAAGATGATGTTGCTTTATTAATAGCATCGATGATTATAGCTCCTTTGTTAGGGCCTAATATATCCCTATCATTGTCAATTACAGTGGCAGATTACAAATTGGCATTAAAAAGTATAAGAACTATAATAATGGAATTGATTATTGTCATAGCTTTATCAGTAATTGCCGGCTATTATTTGCCAATATCTTTAGACAATCCACAAATACACTCAAGAATTACCTTAGATTTTTGGAATATTATTATAGCTTTATCGGCAGGGATTGCTGGAAGTTTATCAACAATATCAAACATATCTTCAATAGTTGTTGGTGTTATGATAGCTATCGCTTTATTACCTCCATTGGTTGTTTTTGGTTTATTGATAGGGGCTGGTTATATTGAGCAGAGCTTTTCAGCATTGATGCTATTTTTGATAAATATAATAGCCATAAATTTATCTGCCATTGTTATATTCTCAGCTTATGGAATCTCCCCATATAGATGGTGGAAAAAAGAGTTGGCAAGGAAATATACATTATACGCAATCTTATTGTGGGTTGTAATGCTTATAGCAGTGTTTATTTTAATTTACTATCATTAATAAATTAAAAATATATAGTTGAAGTTACAATTCATAACAAAATAACAAATTTTATAATAATTTTGGAGGGAGAGTTATGAAAAAAGGAACTGACTTATTAAAGAAAGGATTCGCCAAAATGGTTAAGCATGGAGTTGTAATGGACGTTACCAACGTAGAACAGGCACAAATAGCTGAAGAAGCTGGAGCTGTTGCAGTTATGGCTTTAGAGAGAGTTCCTGCAGATATTAGAGCGGCTGGTGGGGTTGCGAGAATGTCAGACCCAGCTTTAATTGAGGAGATAATGGACGCTGTTTCAATCCCTGTTATGGCTAAGTGTAGAATTGGACACACTGCAGAGGCAGAGGTTTTAGAGGCAATTGGAGTAGATATGATTGATGAGAGTGAGGTATTAACTCAAGCAGACCCATTCTTCCACATATATAAAAAGAAATTTAAAGTTCCATTTGTTTGTGGGGCAAGAAACTTAGGAGAGGCAGTTAGAAGAATTTGGGAAGGAGCGGCTATGATAAGGACAAAAGGAGAGGCAGGAACTGGAAATATAGTTGAAGCAGTTAGGCACATGAGATTAATGAATGAGGCAATAGCTCAATTGCAGAGAATGAGTGATGAAGAGGTTTATGGCGTAGCTAAGTTTTACGCTAATAGATATGCTGAATTAGCTAAGATAGTTAGAGAGGGCATGGGATTGCCAGCAACTGTATTGGAAAATGAGTCAATATATGAGGGTTTCACATTGGCTGAGATTATTGATGGGCTGTATAAAGTTTTATTAGAAGTTAAAAAATTAGGAAGATTGCCAGTAGTTAACTTTGCAGCTGGTGGGGTTGCAACACCGGCAGATGCTGCTTTAATGATGCAACTTGGTTCTGATGGAGTATTTGTTGGTTCTGGAATCTTTAAATCAGAGAATCCATTAGAAAGGGCTAAAGCAATTGTTGAAGCAACATACAACTACGATAAACCAGAAGTTGTTGCTGAAGTTAGCAAGAACTTAGGAGAAGCGATGAGAGGAATAGATATAACTCAAATAAGTGAAGCAGAAAAGATGCAATATAGAGGAGATTAAATTAATCTCTTTTATTCTTTTATTTTCATTTTTTATACATATGTTTCTTAAATACAAAAATCTTTAAAAAAATAAAGATGATAATATTGTTAATCCCAATTATTGAATTGTCAATATTATAATATTATTATAATACTATACAGTTAGGGTAGTAAAATAAGGTGAAATTATGAAAAAATTATTTTTTGTTTTTGTTATTATTTGTTTGTTGTTGGTAGGGAAAGTTTTTGGGGAAAATTATGATTTCACAACCAATGCAGAAATTGAAGGGCATGTAAAAATTTTAGATATAGAAATATATAGGACGACGCTATCCATGAGTGGGAATATTTCAGTTGGAGAAAGTAAAATTATAGAAAAATCTTGGGATCTATCGTTTTTCAATTTTCATGTAAATTTATTAACACTTAAAACAACTGTATCTGCTGAGCAAATTGGTGATAATAAAGTAAGGGTCACAATAATTGGTAGTACTTCAGGTATATCAACACTGCTGATTAAGTATTATGTAACTTATGATGGGACAGTAAATGAACAACCGCCTGATGAAAATTATAGAAATACATTAATTTGGTACTTTGAGAAAAACAGCAATAACAATGAGAGGCAGAATAATAATGAAAATAATGGCACTCAACATCAACCAGAGTCTAATGAAACTAACAATCAACAGACACAGATAAAACTTCCAATTCCATTACCGGCAATAATTATAGCTTTGTCATTAATACCAATAATTGCTTTAAGAAAACTTAACTAAACTAAAAAATCTTTATTTTAACCCTAAATAAAAAAGTTTTATTAATCCTATAGTATTTTTCCATCTAAATGTTTAATGCTCTCTTTTTTAGTTAATCCTCATCTTAAGTTATCTCCATCATCATTATAATAATAATTTCATTTTCTTTATTATTAAGCTCGATAATAACATCATAAAACTCTTTAGCTTCTTTCCATCCTTAACCTTTTTAAGTATCGACTCATAACTTAACATAAGCAATTTAAAGTTAAATATTTATTAATAAAGAGGGGGATATCTATGAAAATCACAAGGATGCATGGAGCTGGAGGAAAGGTAATGCAGGAGCTTATAAAAGATGTAATATTGAAAAATTTGGAGATAACATCAGTTAATGGAGGTATTGGTTTAGAAAGCTTGGATGATTCATCAACTATCCCAATAGGCGATAAAGAGATTGTCTTTACAGTTGATGGACATACAGTTAAACCAATATTCTTCCCAGGCGGGGATATTGGAAGATTGGCTGTTAGTGGAACTGTAAATGATTTGGCGGTTATGGGGGCTAAGCCATTAGCTTTATCCCTCTCTTTAATAATTCCAGAAGGTTTTAATTTAGAGGATTTAGAAAAAATAATCAAATCAATAAATGAAACATGTAAAGAGGCTGAAGTAGCTATAATAACAGGAGATACAAAGGTATCTGACGGTGTAGATGACATCATCATCTCAACCGCAGGAGTTGGAGTTGTTGATAGAGGAAAGGCGATAAGAGACTGTAATGTTCAAGAAGGGGATGCAATAATTGTTTCCGGGAATATAGGGGAGCATGGATTAGCTATTTTATTATCAAGAGAGGGCTTTGATTTTGAAACAAACATAAAGTCAGATGTAGCCCCAGTAAACAAGATGATTGAAAGGGTTTTAGAAGAAGGCATTGAAATACATGCAATGAAAGACCTTACAAGAGGGGGCTTAGCAGATGCGTTAAATGAGATGGCTGAAAAGAGCAATATCGGTATAACAATATTTGAGGATAAGATACCAATAAGTGATGAAGTGCAGTCAATTTGTGACATTCTTGGTTTAGATCCTTTAACTATAGCAAATGAAGGTAAAGTAGTTATAGCTGTTAAAAAGGAAGATGCTGAAAGATGTTTAGATATCTTGAGAGAGCATCCTTTAGGAAAGAACGCTGAAATTATTGGTTATGCTACAAAAGAACACAAAGGGGTTGTAATGGAAACAATTGTTGGTAGGAGAATCGTTGATATGCCTATTGGAGACCCTATTCCAAGAGTGTGCTAATTTTTATATTTTTTAATTTTTGGTGAAATGATGAAAATTATAGGGAAGATGGGAAAAGGTAAAATCTATAGGGATGAGAAGGCAAAATTTTCAATACTTTTAGATAGTGTTGCTAAAAAGGCAGATATTGCTGAAGGAAAAAGGGCTGTTGAAGATATAATTAGGGTTATTTATAGACATCAGCCAATATCAACAAAAAAGATTGCTCAAAAAACAAGATTACCTCTACCAATTGTTGCTAAAGTTAGGACTATTTTAGAGAGGGAGAGGATATTAAAAAGGACTGAAAGAGGGGCTGAGCTGACAGAGTTGGGCATAGAATTTGCAGAAAATTTTTTGAAATTAAAGTATAAAAAATCTCTCACATGCAGTGTTTGTAATGGAAGAGGAATAGTTTTAGATGAGTTTTTTGAAGATATTTTAAATAGGGTTAAAGTTTGGGCTAAAAAAAGACCTTTGGCAAATACAACAATAGATCAATCCTTTGCAACACCTGAGACATCAACATATAGAGTTGCTTTAATGTATGAGAGAGGAGATTTAGAGGGAAAAAGGATTTTATTCGTTGGGGATGATGATTTAACATCTTTGCCAGCCGCTTTAACCAACATGGCTGAAGAGATAGCTGTTGTAGATATAGACGAAAGAATTTTAAAGCTTATAGAAAAATTTTCACAAAAAGAGGGGGTTAAAATAAGAACCATTAAACATAATTTAAGAAACCCTTTACCTGACGATTTAAAAGAGAGCTTTGATGTTATTTCAACAGACCCGCCATATACGGTTAATGGATTAAAGTTATTTTTGTCACGAGGAATTGAAGCTTTAGGGAAAGAAGGAATAGCTTATTTATCTTATTCACACAAACCAATAGATGAGTGGCTTTCTATTCAAAAGGCAATTACAAATATGGGTTTTGTTATCTCAGAGCTAATTCCAAATTTTAATTACTATGAAGGTAGTGAAATAATCGCAAATACTACATTTATAGCACGATTGATTGGGAGGGATTTAAAGGCGGAGATTGGAGACACTGAAAAAATATACACAGGTTTGGTTAAACCAGTTATAAGATACTATAAATGCCTAAAATGTGGAAAAATTCATAAAGTTGGTGAAGAAGTTAAAAAAGTTGAAGATTTGGTTTGTGAATGTGGAGGAAAGAAATTTAAAATGGTTAAGAGAGAGAAGATTAAAGAATAAAATTACTCATAAATCAAATTTAAATGATATTTTTCTGCCAATTCTAAAGCCCTCTCTATTTCCTCATAAGTCAATCTTCTATTTATATCCGAATAAAACTTGGCTCTGTATTCAGGCGATATTGAAACATGACATTAACTACAGCGTTGTCCAAATTTTTTGAGATGAAGTTAAATATCTTCTCTGTGCAACAATCCAAATGGTTTGGCATGACTAAATGCCTTATTATAACTTCCTCATCTTTTATTAGCAAATGGTTTCTTTTAATAATGTCAAAATAGTTTTTAATTTTTGATAATCCCTCCCCACATTCATTATTTCCAAATTTAAAGTCAGTTAAGTAGAGATCAACAACTCCTTTTAATAAATATATGCCTTCAACACTTAGATACATGTTTGAGTTCCAAACTACTGGGATATTCCTATCCAAATAACTTAGAGTTTTT encodes:
- the hypE gene encoding hydrogenase expression/formation protein HypE, which codes for MKITRMHGAGGKVMQELIKDVILKNLEITSVNGGIGLESLDDSSTIPIGDKEIVFTVDGHTVKPIFFPGGDIGRLAVSGTVNDLAVMGAKPLALSLSLIIPEGFNLEDLEKIIKSINETCKEAEVAIITGDTKVSDGVDDIIISTAGVGVVDRGKAIRDCNVQEGDAIIVSGNIGEHGLAILLSREGFDFETNIKSDVAPVNKMIERVLEEGIEIHAMKDLTRGGLADALNEMAEKSNIGITIFEDKIPISDEVQSICDILGLDPLTIANEGKVVIAVKKEDAERCLDILREHPLGKNAEIIGYATKEHKGVVMETIVGRRIVDMPIGDPIPRVC
- a CDS encoding TIGR00341 family protein, which produces MKLRFIECHIPKHLFMGIDEIKEWEGVIWANVQTDGAISTIQILTTLKDSEKVVDKLKERYGGANYRVVVFEPTMTYPPVEEEAEEKPERLIRDELYNIVSDIANLTKENILMLILSTIVAIAGICKDDVALLIASMIIAPLLGPNISLSLSITVADYKLALKSIRTIIMELIIVIALSVIAGYYLPISLDNPQIHSRITLDFWNIIIALSAGIAGSLSTISNISSIVVGVMIAIALLPPLVVFGLLIGAGYIEQSFSALMLFLINIIAINLSAIVIFSAYGISPYRWWKKELARKYTLYAILLWVVMLIAVFILIYYH
- a CDS encoding bis-aminopropyl spermidine synthase family protein is translated as MKIIGKMGKGKIYRDEKAKFSILLDSVAKKADIAEGKRAVEDIIRVIYRHQPISTKKIAQKTRLPLPIVAKVRTILERERILKRTERGAELTELGIEFAENFLKLKYKKSLTCSVCNGRGIVLDEFFEDILNRVKVWAKKRPLANTTIDQSFATPETSTYRVALMYERGDLEGKRILFVGDDDLTSLPAALTNMAEEIAVVDIDERILKLIEKFSQKEGVKIRTIKHNLRNPLPDDLKESFDVISTDPPYTVNGLKLFLSRGIEALGKEGIAYLSYSHKPIDEWLSIQKAITNMGFVISELIPNFNYYEGSEIIANTTFIARLIGRDLKAEIGDTEKIYTGLVKPVIRYYKCLKCGKIHKVGEEVKKVEDLVCECGGKKFKMVKREKIKE
- the pdxS gene encoding pyridoxal 5'-phosphate synthase lyase subunit PdxS — protein: MKKGTDLLKKGFAKMVKHGVVMDVTNVEQAQIAEEAGAVAVMALERVPADIRAAGGVARMSDPALIEEIMDAVSIPVMAKCRIGHTAEAEVLEAIGVDMIDESEVLTQADPFFHIYKKKFKVPFVCGARNLGEAVRRIWEGAAMIRTKGEAGTGNIVEAVRHMRLMNEAIAQLQRMSDEEVYGVAKFYANRYAELAKIVREGMGLPATVLENESIYEGFTLAEIIDGLYKVLLEVKKLGRLPVVNFAAGGVATPADAALMMQLGSDGVFVGSGIFKSENPLERAKAIVEATYNYDKPEVVAEVSKNLGEAMRGIDITQISEAEKMQYRGD
- a CDS encoding transketolase family protein, producing the protein MVKLTGIYKGMRKGYGETLVELGKKYDNVVVLDADLSGSTQTAMFAKEFPDRFFNAGVAEQNMIGMAAGLATTGKIVFASSFAMFASGRAWEIIRNLVAYPKLNVKIVATHAGITVGEDGASHQTCEDIAIMRAIPNMVVIAPTDYYHTKNVIRAVSEYKGPVYVRMPRRDTEIIYESEEEASFEIGKGKVLVDGDDLTIIATGEEVPEALKAGEILKENGISAEIVEMATIKPIDEDIIKKSKDFVVTVEDHNIIGGLGGAVAEVIASNGLNKKLLRIGINDVFGRSGKADELLKHYGLDGESIAKRIMEEMKK
- the rpe gene encoding ribulose-phosphate 3-epimerase, which gives rise to MVKIGASILSADFGNLNEEIKKAEEAGVDFFHVDIMDGHFVPNISIGIGIAKDIKKIAKLPVDAHLMVENPDQFIDEFKGMDYITFHIEAVKFPFRTIKKIREIGAEPIVALNPATSLSSVGYILGEVHAVLIMTVEPGFSGQKFIPIMTKKIEKLKDIIANNGYDTKIFVDGGINVETAPLAVKAGADVLIAASAIFGKEDIKKAVKDLRESALKALNE